TCCTACTGGACAAGAACACAAGAACCCTGACGAATCAGCTCACCCAGATTTGCAAATCAGGCCCTCGAGAATtggagggggggggggagggtaAATCCCTACACCAAGTACCTTGAGGCAAGATTTAAGCTTGTGACCTCCAAACTCACAATGTAGGAATATATTCACTAGACCAAGCAACCTTGGTGAGATGACGTGTTAATACGTAGGTGGTGCCCTGCAACATTTCTGAAATTTTCATCCCTTCCTGTTCTTTGCAAATACCTCAAGTAGTTAAACAGAAGCTTAACTATAACAAAGTCATCTGATTCATATGAAGCATAAATCCTTTGTTGCGATTGTGATGATAGTAGCTAAATCTAGAATTGTCTTTTGGGACGTTTGCAAGAGTTCATAAGTTCAACCAAGGAAGGAAGAGGTCTAGGAACAGGTACATTCATAGACCTATAGAGCTTCCTGAAATTTTCACTCAACCCTGTTGATGATCTGATATAAGAACATGAAACAGATTTATAAACGGTTGCATCCCTCCTTAACATATCTGATTCAGTATCAGCATCTACCACCTCTGTGTTGTTTTCATTAGGCTTCTCAACTATATGTTCCCTGTCATCAGAACATAGCAGCTTCTGTTCCACCTCTTCATGTTTACTACCATCTTCTACACGAGTAGTGATACTGATACATGTTTCTCTGAAGGGCATAATTAGTGGGGGACACTCTGGGGCTTTTTCAGGGAGAGGAAGGGGTGAGGGAGAACTCTTAAATCCACTACCTAAGATGGGGGTGTACTTCCTCTCTTCTTCAGACACGGTTTTCATTTCTTCAGCCAAAATGCAAGAATGGTAACCAAGTCTTGCTCGTCCAAATAAGGTTATTGATGGCTTCTTGCTTGGAGGAAGCAAATTTAGGAGATTTTCCTGGTTTGTCAATGCCTTTGGTAGTTGCAGCTCAAGTTCCTCAGCAACTGCATTGGTTATCAACATAGCAGAAGAGGATCCACTACTTTCTACCAAGACCTCTGACGCCTTCAGAGAAGTTTCCATGCTAATGTCCAGAACCTTCCAGAAACGATCATCAGATACTCGAGGGATAAAGCAGTGTTTCTTAACATACTCCAACTCCATAGCTCGGCACTCAAGAGTTGTTGAAACAACCCATTTAGGCGAAAGAAGTTTCAAAGCCCACTCTAATTCTTGTCTGGAAGAATGCATTGAGTAGCAAACATGCCACACACCAAACTGGTCCTTCACTGGAATGTTTGATCTTTCTAGAATTTTCCTTTCCCTAACTGTAAGCTCAGTTTCTTCCATTGCATACCATTGTGCTGAGGGTCGTATTATGAGAGGCTCTGGCTGCATATTCTTACGGGCCtccaatattttattttttgcctTCTCATACAGGTTTGGAAAACCTTCAAACAAATGGAAACGAGAAGCAGGATCAACAGAAAGGATTTGTGGAGCTATAAGTTCCAAAGCTTGGTAAAAGTCTGAGTCCTTGGCTTTATCGACATATATCTTGGACCCAAACGTTTGAACAACTTTAACAAGCACCTCTTCCTGGCCAAGAAAGTTGCAGGTGAGGTATACTGTCGGGACATCAGGATGTTTCCATATGCAATTGATAACCTGTTTCACAAACATGTCAGAAATACTACCTGGTCAAATTTCAACACCAAGTGCTAAAATGCCAAAGAACAAACAATTGGAGAGGAGAAATTGAAACGTCTCATACTCTCATGCCTGTAGGAAATATGAAAACGCATTGATACATTGATTGTGATAGCCAAATCAATCTATCCAGGAGTTCATTTGGCCTACAAATAGGATCGGCATCTATGGTCTCTGTCAAGTGAGAAGGTAGTTTCGATTTTACTTCATAGGTGAAAACTATCATATTCTTTAAATGTGTAACGAAAAACTGAATAGGTCATACAGAACTTACACTCTTACAGTCACCACAAATTTTATGAGCAATATATGTAATTGACAAAAATCCTGAACATAAATTTTCTCCATTTTAAATAATGTGAGTATCCAGTCCTTTGTATGACAGAGCTGGGAAAGACACAATTATAACAGGGAAACTAACTCCTTTCCTTCCAGAGTGATTGTGCTTATTGACTTATTACATGAGAGAAAGTATATATAACTGAACTAGAAAGAAGCAATTTAGCAAACTTTACTGGAGCAGTATGTAGACTGATGATATATGAAATGGGCATTAAGGTTTTGAGGCTAAAGTATTTGATAACTCCAAAAAGGTAAAAGGGTGTCACTCTGTAATAAAGAGATAATTCACTTTGAAGCAAACACCTCTTGGACCAGGAAAGCTCAGCTGATCATTCAACAAGGTCAGTGACAACTATATGCATCACAATTTTACAAAGTTATTTCAAATTAAGCTcgcaaacatttcaaacatatcCAGATATACAATTGCATGCAAACATAAGCTCAAGAACCCCTTTCCCCCTCCCATGAGATAGCTAGCATAGAATGAATAAGCTAATAAGTCAAGGCTGTGCCAAATTTACCTGCTGAAGGGCAGATTGCTTGCTAGGGATGTTCATAAGACTTTTACCAAATGTACAgtctaaaaaaacaaaatcaagctGACAACTGTGCTCCTTCCCTTTTCTGGCGATATACTTCTCTGGCAAGTTCTGCAGACATTCAGGAGTGAGTCTGCAGTCCCCAGTATGAAGAATATTGCCAAAATTGCCTTCAAACAAAAACATCACAGCCCctgaagttcaaaaattcacaACAAGAAGTATAGTCTCTCAAAATTCATATTATGTTAAAATATAGTGAGAAAAGTGACTACTATAAATCAAAAACATTATCTTAAAGAaaacttgaaaacttgaaaacTTTTACCACAATCCGCCAATGATAGTCACCAAATGCAAACATGTTATTATTATACTTAAAGTACGTGACCGTGGACAGTTTCAATTAAGGATTTAGAAATTATAGCAACCTTTAATAAATAGGTTTGCCATTTTCATTTGTCGTCAAGAATCCATCAAGCAGCTTGCTTCTCCGAAACTATGACACCTATTCAATACTAAGACATCAAAGTTATCAACAACTCCGTACCTAGTAACTTTCCCTAACACCATTTAACAGTAATATCTGCCAGAGTTCCCCTTCCTACTTAAACGATGAAAATAAAGGTGAGATCATGAATATGTACTTCTATACCTAATAACCATAGACTGCTTAGCAGGATGATGTATTGTGAGCTTGTGACTACTCATTCACAAAGTTCTAACCGCGTATGGATTTCTAATGCTGTTTAAATCGAACCCTATTGCATCCAAGTCAGAAAATCAGAACCAATAAGTTCAGCCCTTCTGGATGAATCAATCCATCCATCCTTTTTATCCAAAGGGTGGAGTAATAAGAATATTCCAGTTTTCTACAATCTACTACTCCTGGTCCTACTCACAACTCTAATCAAACCCGAAATGCAGATATCTGAATAATTTTCTCTTATTTCCCAATGTATTTTCTCCAAACGACATAACCAACCTCAAAAAGAAACAACCGAGTTCTGAATCTTCCGGCCTTTGTAGCACAAATCTGTTTAATGATTCAAAAGAAAGAATGTTCCAACAATCCAACGACTCTACTTCCTGAGGGTAATCATAAATTCATGATCCACTAAGTCGGTTTACCCTAATTATAGACATGCAAATAGCATTCTTTCTATGTCTTGTTGATCAATCATTAGTTAGAATCAACATAAACCCAACTAATTCATCAAAATAAGCTCAATTTTCCCCCTTTCTGCGTAGTACATCAATCATCAATATTGTATACAATACATTAAATTGACCCATTGAACTACCCAATTTATCTTTCTAAAAATCCACAAATAGCCGACAAAATGTGATAAAGGAAAGGGATGAACTTGAATACCAGGGCAGTGATTGGCATCAAAAGCAGTAACAGTAAAAGACCCATCTGGGTCATCAACAATTAGGGATTGTCCCACCTCAATTCCCACAAAAAACAACTCATCTATCTgcaaaaggggaaaaaaaaaaatcaaatcaaacccACTGAATAAGAAGTACTGTAACAATCAgctttaaaagaaaaaaaaaatggcgaAAGAACCTGAGGAAAGTAACGAAGAATTAGGGATTTGGTGAGATTGGTAGAGTAAATTGGGAAAGAAGAGTGAGAGGTGATGCCAGAACAATGATCTTTATGAGCATGAGTGAGAAAATGGTGTCGTTTCAATTTGGAAGTGGGGCTCCATGTATCAACTGAAAATGGCAATCCTCTTGGCATTTCGACTGTCATCTTCTTGGATTTGAAAGTTTCACGAAACCCTAAAAAATGGCGGTAATTGAGAGAGGGGAAAGACGAGGGCTTGCTTTGGAAGGAAACACAGATAAGAGAATTTTGATGGGAGggaaattttcaaaaaatgaagACAATTGTGGCGGTTCCAGCTTTCGCTTAATTATacggaaaaaaataaattaattggcGGTGTTTGGCCGATTAGCCGGTAACGGCGCTggacaaacaaaaaaaatatacaaatgtGAATAGATATGAGAAAAGGATGTTTGGATCGGATTCATACGATTCGGATTATTTTCTGTTACTTTTATTTCGGATCaggttgtaggtcatattttgactcaaATGAGTTATATTGCAATCAACTTTCAACGAGTTAAGCTAAATACTGGGGATCTAACCTTTCACTTTTTTCTCCTTTTAGgacttacaattttttttttcacccttTGGGACCTCAAACAAAAATTCATGTGAGTTAACTATAGTCCAACCCATCGTTAACCTAAAGAgcaatattataaattaaaaaaaaaatcaattaaatgtgattagtgcaatttaattcaaacaggaaaaaaacaataataaaaaaaatctgaaatttcagCTCTCTCCATTAACATAACGCTACCTAGTACCTAATACTAATTACCTATGCCAATTTTACAAAGAATTTATATCGAAATTGTAAGAGAAAAATATGGACAAATACCAAAGTACCTGACAACACACCAAAAATCATACTCCCTAATTTTCATTTGAAGAACAAGAACTCAGCAAACCCCATAAATGATGTGACCAGAAATTCGAATCAAAATATGTTGGATAAATCCGATTTAAAGGGAATGGATGAATATAATTCATCAACCTGggtaaaaatcaaaataaaaataaataatgggtctattttccgagcgaggaacaactaaattgaatcaagaatcGTCGTCGAAACAAGAAAGATCGGACCCGTAAATTGAGTCAAGTTAGACGAGTTTGAAGAGAGTCGGATTTTGTTGTGGTTTGTTGATTTGATTACGCAGTGAACTTATTGGATTGCTTTTAGAGGGAAAATTAATTTGGGAAATTGGGTCGAATTCCTTTAATTTAACTCAATGAACGTAGGAAATATGACTCAgctccattattgatgaatttgACATATATTGTCTGGTTTTGAgcttttctattttattttaatggGGATAATGATTTGAGAGTGAAGGTTTTGGAAGAAGAATTTGAGGTTCTTGGTTGATGAAGATGGAGGATAACAATAATGAGTAATTAATTacaacggatatttcatgaaatacccccgagttttgaagtaattcaccaaatgcccatcaagttccaataattcaccaaatacccctgacaattGACTTAATGTCCCAAATACCCTTACTTTTAATggtccgttagtccgccgttagcctagtttcataattcaccaaatacccctattattcaacttatttcaccaaatgccccaaacttaaaaGTAGTTATTCTGATGTTCCAACGACTAGTTTTTTCGTTTGAAAAGTAGTTGTTGGTCTTGCTTGGCTATAAAAACCCACTTTCTGGATGTTTCTTGTAATTTAGATGttgtttttatttgtttttctaATTGCATtagatttgtgtcatgagttttttttcaaattcatcatccacacacaatgagtccacatatattagagtacctaaCCAATTTTGCTATTGTGATAGGAAATTTGTCATCTgaagctccgatacaacactcaatccgcAAAGGTTGTGCTACAAGtgtacaagtgtgatccttgcaaCAATCTGAAATGGtgcaagggagtagttgagcaagaaaATAGAGGGCAACAGCATGAAGGACAATACAggggaagcttagacgaaggagaaagtactgaaaataggggaaacagtaagatgcaataggacttgaagcaaatgaagaaaaagCTAATATTATAATGTCAATACAAGGCATCttactttgattttgaaatgaaGAAAGGCTAATCCTATTTATGTCATGGTTTGGGATGGACAGGCAGAACTTAGGACTCAGGAGAGTAAGCAAGTACTTTTAGCAAAGAAAGGTCAAGACTTCAGAGAACTCTTAGCAAGGAAATTGGGAGGCAAAAAACATGTGAAAGAAGTCCGAGGGCAGGCGGGTCTTATTATTGGTATAGAGTTGGATGTACAAGTTGGCCCGCTAGTTGATGCTTGTCGAAATTCAGGaatgttaaattgttaatatTAACTGCTAGAAAAGGAAAATAGTGAGATTGGTTCCTCCACTGACCTTATTAGAACAGGAGCTCGAAACAGGTTCTGAGATTCTCCTCAAGTGTTTCCCGTCCCTGGGTTGAAGCGGTGGAGTTGAATTTGTGTATGATGAGTGGATGCCTGTCAAATTTCCTTGTGACATCAATAGATCCAAAGCTCATAATTGGCATCGTAGCTGTAAATCAGGAATAAGTTTCCTAGTAGCTTCTCTTTGGATTATGCCTTGGGTTTAATGTACAAATTGTCATTTCAAGATATCCCACTCGTTAATCAGAACATTGATTTTCTTTGTTGCTTGGATTCATTTCATAAGTATCTTTCTCCCTTATTATAAGACTTAGTTTGTTATTTTGATACCTATAAATTGCATAGCTTTGTATTGAGTGGAACACACaatcaacattattattttctcttcgtACTACGTTTGTTCAAAATTAGCCTTTAGATATTATCACAACTTTAGTGGATCAAGAAGGCATAagaaaacaataagcaacgactAATTTTCAAACGAAAAAGCTAGCCGTTAGAACATCAGAATAACTGTTTTAaggttggggcatttggtgaaattagtttaataataggggcatttggtgaaataaatttttaaaaaaggggcatttggtgaattatgaaactaggGTAACGGCGGACTAACAGACCGTTATCCGTAAGGGTATTTGGGGCATTAAGTCaattgtcaggggtatttggtgaattattggaacttgatgggcatttggtgaattacttcaaaactcgggggtatttcatgaaatatccgtaattACAACTACTATAAAGTACAAAGATATTAACATCTAATTTCAAGTAAAAATGGTATGGAagtaaatcaatttttttttccttacgTTCCTTTAAAAAGCTAGTACTGAGtagttttaattttcttttctaaaaaaattatttaagttCTTTTTTTCATTGGTAATTGGGCATACTTTCTATACTTGTGCCAAATGCTTAATTCTCATTGGTTGATGGATAACATCGATTTACGCACAAACAAATCGGGAGCGGACACGTGGATCTTTACCAAGGGACTACACTTTTTAATCAAGGGTACTAACCTTTTGTTTGCTTGAGTTAGTTTTGACCGGAAAGTGAATAGTAggtcccaaacggtgaaaaaaaTGATTTGTGTCCCAAACTGTGAAAAAATTAAAAGCTGAGACCCCATTCTTATACTTAACTCAACTTTCAACTTATGAAGTTAAATGagcattttaaaccctttacatattTAACATAGCTAATTTtatgtttctaaaactcattgtCACCAACTTTGGTCAACTTATGAACATTTAATGCTCGTTTAAAGGATTAATATAtgaatacggagtaatatgtatacctttgtttttttttaacatacaaTACCTATTTTTTTTGTGTTAACGCATAAAAGATGAATTATATTAAACTAAGATAATTAGAGTTTTATACAAAAAGGGCAAAAACCAAAAACTAACTGCCCAAAAGAGGAGATACAACCACATGAAACTGCAATTAAAACCACTAAACCAGTTGTAAACACCTCCCAAAAGGTACCTAACTCCCATCTGCTGCATTGGATTGTTCATTCAGGTTAGgccaaaagaaaaacaaaggacATCTATACTCCTTCGGTGCCATCATCATCAGCCACACCACCTTCATCCTTGTGATGCCTCCCGACCAAATTAGTAGTCGAAGTAGTAAGCGTGGTGGGGATGGTGACAAACATTATACTAGTTGTGATCGATTACTTCATCCCCAGAACCATCAGGAGGAGGAACTGCTTCAAGATCAATCACCTGCTGCCTTTGGGAATTGGAAGAATTAACAACCTCCCTAACTTGAATCTGAACACATTGAAGATCTGTCTGGTACACTTTCTCAGCAAAGGGTGGAGGATTAAGAAATAACTTGTAACCCACTGCCATGCTTGTAGAATAACTGGCAAGGTTGTGAGCCACCTAATTATTGCTTCTTGAGGTATGATTAATCACCAAAGATGGAAACATGTTCATTAGACAAACAACGTCCTTTCACTGGAGAAAGCTCGTGATGATAACTATGATCCACTGAATTAAACATTGTAACCAAATACTTTGCATCAGTCTCAAGTTCCAACTACTTAATATCGTAATCCACAACCATCATCAACCCTTCTCGAATAGCATATAGCTCCGCAGCCAAAGGGGTAATGCCATTAAACTTGCTTGCAAAGGCCTTATACCAATTCTCTGTTTTTCCCACGACCCCCCCTCCCCCCCTAACCTTCTGCTTCATTGAGAGCCTTCCAACTTCCATCAACATTCAGTTTCAAATATCCAGCAGCTGGAGGGCTCCATGAAGTCCCATTGATAATCAAAGGTTTCTTGCCTTTACCCTGCAATACAGTGTTAGTAGTAGTGTAATACTGTAATCCACATAAAAAGCTTAATAGATTGAAAAAGGTTTAatcattttattttcaaaaactgcTCGATTCCTTGAAAGCTAAAGGTGCAATACCCCAAACTTTTGGGtattttataataaattattttggtaatttaaaATAGTTTTACAATCTAAAATAAaggttttaatgattttaaataaaattttcagatttatttaatattttttttaaaaaatcaactCTCCTAGACTCCTAGTTAAACCTTAACTCCCCTAATTAAACCCTAGTCCTAGCTCCACTATAAATACCCATATTCTACAAAAAAATTGGCTTGGCCGTGTATAATCAAAGAACTCAGCTCTTCCATTTGCTCTTCCTTCGCCGTCGCTCatcaatattcaatattcaatattcaatattctTCAACAAGGACCTTCTCCTTCAATCCTTATAAACTACTCATAATTACACCACTTGATCCAACATCTATCACCTTCATAATTGGAGTCGTCGTTCCTCCGTGGTATGAATCCAACCACTACATTACGTACCTCCTTCCTTCATCTTCCGTTGGATTCTTTCTTATATTTCATAATCATGTTGTTTATTTTCCTTGTTGAGATAAAAGTTTGTTTTAATATGAGCTAAAGAAATTATCATCTATTCTGATACAGTATTCCTTGGATTCGTGTTTTAAACAAGTTGATATTAGAATAGATTTGGAAAGGAATTCTTTGGGTTTTATAGAAAAAGGAGAAGCGTTCGATTTTCTTTAACCAAAATGAAGATAACTCTgactttttctttttataaactTTGTTTTATAGATTTTTGTTTTAATCTACTCTATTGTTATTTCAGCTATTCAAAGTGTATGACACTACTATTATTTTTGTTCTAACGATTTGTTTAGACAAGTTTTAATCATCTGTTTTGTTAACCGAGCAGACTTCAAACTAGGCTAACACTAACTTTGATACTAATAGAATGACTAATTTAGGATATCTTGTTATTTAATGTAGACGGGGACTACTAGGTAACTCTTTCGAAGACTTCGTAATTGGAGTAATCACATACATTCAAGTTAATTTCCGATGTCTATCATCTTGATGTCCCGTTAGGAAAAGTATTTGGATATATTTTTTGTGTTATTATGTGATATGGAGATTAAGTagttgtgtatatatatatgagtTACGTTATAAGATTTGAATATATAAGTATATCTATTACGAGTTAGTGGTGTTATTATGAGAATACTTGACTCTATAATAATGTTCTAATACGATTTGAAAAGTGGTTTAAGCATATTACGAAGTACTATCTAAATACGATATGAAAGTGTTACTGATTGATTCTTGTGGAGATTTATTATTTTTGGAAGCATTAGTGGATGGTTGTCATTGAAATAGCAAACCAATGGAGCATTCTGAACTCTTGGAAATAAGAAGCGTAAATCGATTGAGTATTAATGGACTTACCGTGTTCTTGACGTTTTCTGTGACTATTTGTATTATGTGTTTTGACCTTATTAAAATGCTAAATACGTAAAGTGTTCAGAGGGAAAAGCTCGTAAGGGTTAGGAACATGTTGCCCTTCTGGATGTTATTCTATCGGTGCACTTTAGTGACACCCGGTAGACTTCTAGTAGGTTTCTGTTATTCTGTATTAAATTTTCTGCTTAGTATTCCTCCTAATTCTATAGGTGCACGGTCGCGGAGACCCTTAGTTAATTAGTGAGGAGTGTGCTGTAATAGCCCTGCTTTTTAAACATGTTTAGATTAGgctaatatattttattatcttGTTGTTGTTCAAATGATTAAGAGTAAATCTGGTTTTACTTCCATTAATGTTAAATTACCCTTTTACcgttaatttttaaaataaaaataaaaataaaacatgtcTCTACATAACTCATGCCTTGCGTGTCATGATTTGGGATAATTAAATGTTTTGCTGTCAAGCTGATTATCAAAACACCACACCCAAATTTGGTTTTTCAAGATTTTGGAACTTAATCAagattattattgtttattgtaaTCGGTTTCTAGAAGGATCATGAGGAGTGTATCTTCTTCTATAAAAAAGCCGAAAGGGTGAAAAATTTTGGCGTAACTTTTTATACCTATTATACCTCTGCATTTGCCTTATTATTACGAGCATGCATGTGTCCTACTACTATATTTTATGCttcgtatttttattttctattggtTTCCATGTTGGTTTTGCATGATACGTACTGGCACACACATTGATTCATCCACGTGtacattttgtaaaaaaaagccCCTCTCAAAAGGCTCAACAAAAGGTTGATCAAAAGGAGGATAGAGGGAAAATAACACTTTAGTTTATACGGAGTATGCCTTCTTCATTACAAGAATTTTCCTTATTTGATTAACGTGTGTAATTTCTACATGCAACTGACtcattatataatttttttatttttcaaaattacatTAGATAATAGCTTGAGAAAACACCTGTATATTGACACGATGAGtaagtttaattttttaaaacttCAACTATGGTGCAACATTACAAATCCTCAAATCTCTAAGTTTAGTTTGAATGGTGTCTtggtgttattttattttactttttggcGGCATATTTTAGTGTATACTCTctccgtttctataaatggtatacttttactaatattatatcatttttCTCACTTAACAATGGACCCACATGTATTCTTACTTCCTAAAAAAACATTAAGAAATTCAACCACCTAAAATTCCACCAGTTTATTTGACAcatttccactaactatattaaaaaatatccCACTATCAAATACCACCTAATatattaataagtcaattaaattgcataaactaTGTGCCAGTCAAATTAggacgagtattaagggacggaagaGTATTTTTGAGTGATCGATATGCAATAAAGTTGCATGCAACAAATTATGTTTATTGCAATCTTATCTCTACTATTGTAAAAGTCCGTTAAATTTCATTGATTTGGCCGTTGTATTCAATTAAACTTCAAATTTTTGAGATTTAAATTCATTATAGAGTATGTGGTTTATAATTCTTTAGTTCACAGATTATACTATAAACATTACCATATACGAAATATTCTGTAATAGTGTAATTAAAATTATATAGCAGACACGTGCAAAGCACGTGCCCGTTACTAGTTACCATAAAAATTCTATCTCCTCTATTGTTGACGTTTCTCTTTGCTAAAATATCTACAGCATGTAATATCTTTTAGCTATTAGTTCCTTCACAAAAATTGTAGCCCTTGAAAAGTTAATCAGTTTTACCTCAAGAATCGCTTAATTCGAAGCCGTATTCTAGGAGATAATCCTTTCCGAAACTAAGTGTTTCTGCTGTTGTTGTGATGTCAGTACCAGATTTCGGTTCTCCTATTTTAACGATCTTCTGATCATTTTGAGATTCTACTCTCTAAATAAGAATTGTATATCTCTTCAACCTGATGAACGTAGGCTCAAGAATTACTAAAATCGGAACCCTGAGCTAGGAGATACCGTCTTCCGAAGCTAACAGTTGCTGCTGCCaacgtgttgttgttgttgccccTCTTCCTTGTTACTTCTCACTTTCCCAACTTCTTAGTTGTGTTGTTGGCTTCTAAAGGACAAGGTAAATTTTTGGTGAATAAgttatgaagttcaagataaaaTTGATAGTCAAGATTATGAGTTAT
This genomic stretch from Spinacia oleracea cultivar Varoflay chromosome 3, BTI_SOV_V1, whole genome shotgun sequence harbors:
- the LOC110797933 gene encoding uncharacterized protein, which produces MTVEMPRGLPFSVDTWSPTSKLKRHHFLTHAHKDHCSGITSHSSFPIYSTNLTKSLILRYFPQIDELFFVGIEVGQSLIVDDPDGSFTVTAFDANHCPGAVMFLFEGNFGNILHTGDCRLTPECLQNLPEKYIARKGKEHSCQLDFVFLDCTFGKSLMNIPSKQSALQQVINCIWKHPDVPTVYLTCNFLGQEEVLVKVVQTFGSKIYVDKAKDSDFYQALELIAPQILSVDPASRFHLFEGFPNLYEKAKNKILEARKNMQPEPLIIRPSAQWYAMEETELTVRERKILERSNIPVKDQFGVWHVCYSMHSSRQELEWALKLLSPKWVVSTTLECRAMELEYVKKHCFIPRVSDDRFWKVLDISMETSLKASEVLVESSGSSSAMLITNAVAEELELQLPKALTNQENLLNLLPPSKKPSITLFGRARLGYHSCILAEEMKTVSEEERKYTPILGSGFKSSPSPLPLPEKAPECPPLIMPFRETCISITTRVEDGSKHEEVEQKLLCSDDREHIVEKPNENNTEVVDADTESDMLRRDATVYKSVSCSYIRSSTGLSENFRKLYRSMNVPVPRPLPSLVELMNSCKRPKRQF